Sequence from the Flavobacterium sp. TR2 genome:
CTTATATTAATAGCAGTTTTTTTATTGATTTATTCCCATCACAATTTAAGATAAGAAGCAGTGACTTAAATTATGAGCATAAACAAGTCACAGTCGAGGATTACTCATTCAAAGATGTTAATTGGAGTTCTGATTGCAATTCAAATACGAATGTCTATTTTGATGTGATTGGAGGACAATTTAGCGTTCCAGGGAGATTTTGTATGAATACGGAATTAAAAAAGATAGATATTAATACTTATGAATTTTATTTCACTGATTTTCCTCCAATAATTCCTCGTTCAGAAGAAATGCAAAATTGGGAAAACCTCGATAAGAAAAGGGCTATCGGTACTTTTGTAGTAAATGATAGTAGCAAGATATCAATTACTTGGAATGGTTTCTACAATAAATTATTAAAGAAATATATTGAAACCGAAAACCCTTTTACAAATAAAATCGAAACGGCATCAGTAGAACTACATAAATGTCGATAATATTTTAATGAATTTGTGTTTTTAAAAGCCCGAAAACTTATTGCACAATTGGCACACAAGACGGTAAAGAAAGACACTATCATGTAGACTACAACCAAGGAAGTTATTTCTACGGCAAATCGAGAGGTATAAAAGCAGGGGAAAAATTAAAAATCACGATTTACGAAAAAAGTAAAATGCTTTTTGATGTTAAAGATGTTACAGTAGATACAAGTGGAAAAATAACAGCAACTTTAAAATGGGATAGAATCAACGAGAAACTACCTTCCAGAACTGTATATGCTGTTGTGCAGGATAGTGAAGATAAAATATTATACAATGGTAATAAAACTGCAAATGGTGGAGTGGCAATTACCAAAAAAAGTGCTTTGTTAGGATTGGCGGAGTATAAGAGTGCGGTTTTGGTTAAGAAGTCTGAGAGTAATGCCAATAATAAAACAGGAACTTGTGTTTGTGAAGATTATAATCTTATTTGGGCTAATGAAGTAAGTTGTGATTTTAGAAGAAAAGTTGTTGAGATTTGCAAATCTCTTTGGCCAAAAAATTATAATAAGATGGCAAATGGATTAATGGCAGTTATGAGCGTTGAGACAAGTGGGTCTTTTAAAGCACATCAAATAATGGGAAAAGAATTAATACCATTAGATAAAATCTCAAAGAAAGATTTTGAAAATGAAATTTCAATTAAACAAAAAGATGGAACAATTGTTAAGCAAAAATCATCAAGGGCTGTAGGACTTATTCAATTTACACAAGACGCATTAGTAGAAATTGGAGAATTTAAAAATGGAGATGGCTTCGAAAAATTGCATGATGTAAAACTACGATTTGCAAAAATGGGTGAAATTGAACAATTGAATTATGTGAAGAAATATTTTGAAAAATCAGCAAATAAAATAATTACGCCAGAGGATATTTATCTTCATGTTTTTGCTCCAATGGGTGTAAACAAAAAAGATGATTACCCCCTATATGAGATCGGTACAGAAAAGTACAAACAAAATAAGAGTGTTGACATTGAAAACAATAATGATGGGATAATTCAACGTTCAGAAATACTAGGAAGGTATAGAATTAGTTATGCATCAGGGTTAGGTAAGAAACAAAAAAAATATGATTGTAAATATAATTCAAATAGTGAATCATCTAGTAAATTAGGATGGCATGATCCTGTAGATAACCCAATGTTGTGTTTATACACTCAGAATGGAAATTATAGACCGAGATATAATGTATTTGGCAGAGTTAGAAAAGAAAGGGAAAAAATTAATCATCAAGGGATTGATTTGATTGCTCTTCCAGGAGATAGTGTATATGCATGCGTAGATTCATTTATAGAATTTATAGAAACACAAAATGGTTATGGAAAGGTAGTTTGTCTAAGAGTAAAGGATAAGGAGGTTTTTGTAAAAAGGAAAAAGGATTTTAAACTAGTCTATGAAGATGAAGGGGAAATTTTACAAGGAGAAGGATTTAATTTAGATGGGAATATATACTTGTTTTATGCTCATCTTCAAAGTATTTCAATTAACATGAGTGAAAAAGAAGTAGCATGTGGTAAAGAAATAGGATTAGCGGGGACAAGTGGCTATGGGACTACAAAAGATCCGCATTTACATTTTGAGATAAGAAATGCTAAATCAGCATCTGGATTAAATAATAGATGTCATCCAGGGGTTTTTATATCTTATAAAGATGAAGAAAATATGAGTAAACAAGAAAAAGATGAACAGAAAAAAATTGCAGAGAAATTCTGGGATTAATAAAAAATTTAAAAAATGAGAAAGATATATTTATTAATAATTTTTTCAATTTTATTTGGTTGCAAAAAAACGGCAACACCAATTAAAAAACTAGAAGTAAAACAAAACAAAGAACTTTTAGATTTAGATAAGAATAGTGGTTTTAGTAGAGAAGATGAATTTAAAAGTGTCATTTGTTCAACTACGATGGGCAATGAAGATTTTTACAATTTATCATGTGATGATTTTATGATCTCGAATTCAATTATAAAATCGGATGCACAAAATCAAGTTGAATTTATAAATGTAAAGTTTAAGGATATAGATAAAGCAATTATTCGAAATATAAAAACATCTGAATTAATAACATCTGGACCAACTGTTTTTAAAAAAAATAACACCTATGTCTTTTTGTTTCCACTGATAGGGGAATATAATTTTGGCTGGTTACTGTATTATTACAAAGAGAATAAGTTATATTTTTTAGGAAAGCGAATTTGTTACTGGAATAATGAATATGAAGAAATAAAAATATCTTATAAAGATTTTACAAAAATTTATGAAAAAGATGAAATGATTATTGTTGAAATGAAATCGAAGAACATAATTGTTAATGACAAAGATTATATCAATTATCCTAATTACGATGATGGCAAGTTATTTGAATTTAAAGAAAAATATCAATTTAGATTTGATTTAAAAAACATCAATTTTTTCAAAAAATACGATAATGGGGATTATGAGGGAGACTATAATAAGATGATTAATAATAATATAATTGCTCCAATAGAATAGTAAAAACAGCCAAACCATCAAAGTTTGGCTAAAGCCCTTCACTTTTGCAACAAAAAAACCTCCAGCTAAAGCTGGAGGCAATTGAATATTTTATTCGACATTGTTGAACAAATTGTGAAGAGCAATAATTAGCTCAAATGCTCAATCATATCTTTGGTCATAGATTCTAAATCAAATTTATGATTCCAGTTCCAGTCTTCTCTCGCAGAAGAGTCATCAATACTTGCCGGCCAGCTGTCAGCAATTTTTTGACGGAAGTCAGGATTATACGTGATTTCAAATTCCGGAATATGTTTTTTAATCTCAGCAGCAATTTCAGTAGGAGTAAAACTCATTGCCGCCAAATTATAAGAAGAGTGAATTTTAATTTCCTCAGCAGGAGCTTTCATAATGTTGATGGTTGCATCAATCGCATCATCCATGTACATCATTGGCATTTTAGTCTCAGAAGACAAAAAGCACTCGTATTTTTTATCGGCAATAGCCTTGTAGAAAATATCAACAGCATAATCTGTAGTTCCGCCTCCTGGAGGAGTCGACCAGCTGATTAAGCCAGGGTAACGAATACTGCGAACATCTACACCGTATACATTATGATAATATTCGCACCATCTCTCGCCTGCCTGTTTGCTTATTCCGTAAACCGTAGAAGGTTCCATGACAGTATATTGCGGAGTATTTTCTTTTGGAGTTGTTGGTCCAAAAACAGCAATGCTTGAAGGCCAGAAAATCTTTTGGATTTTTTTTGCTTTCGCTAAATTCAAAACATGAAAAAGCGAATTCATATTCAAATCCCAAGCAAAAGCTGGATTTTTTTCGGCAGTTGCAGATAGAAGAGCGGCCATCAGATAAACATCTGTAATTTGATGCGCTTCAACCAGATGTTCGATCTGATTAAAATCTAAAGCATTGACCACTTCAAAAGGCCCTGAATTAACAACATCAGTATTTAATTTTCTAATATCAGAAGCGATAACATTCTCGGTTCCGTATATTTTACGCAGTTTTTGAGTCAGCTCGGTTCCTATCTGTCCGCAGGCGCCAATGATCAATATTTTAGGATTCATTTTTTTTAGAGATTTTTTTAGAGACACAAATATAACGTTTTCGCAAATACTTATGATTTTTTCAATCATAAATTGTAAATTCAATAATTAAAAAGTTTGTTTGTTATATTATTCTCTTTTAAAAGTGTGTCTTTGTGCCTTTTTGAAAATCCTTGAAAAAGCGCGGTTTTATTAGTATATCCAGTAAATGAAACATTTCAAATTGATATACCGGCAGCCATAAAAAGACGAAAAAATAACCTTGATTTATAGAATCTTTAGCAAAAAACAGCATTCATAATTGTAAATTTACTTCGTAACTTTGCGGCTTAACTATTTTAATCAATGAAATACCCAATATCTCTTTTTCTGCTTTTGACAACTTTGTTATTTTCTTGCCAAAATGAAAATGAAAAACGCCTTGCAGAAAATGCAAAAGAAGCAAAAAAGAAAGAAGCTATTTTTAACAATATAAATAAAGGTTGGACCTTTCTAGATGAGCCAATTAACGAAATCTCAGAATCGCAATTGAATTCTTGGACAGAGTGGCGAGAGTTTATGAAAGAAATAGGAGAAAAGCCTAGAAAGACAATTGGTGCATTTCAGAAAAAATCGGAGGCTATTTCTAAAAAAGCAATGGCTCTTAATAACAATATTCCAGCTCAGTTTAACCAGCCGCAGATTAGAAGCCGTATTTCTATTTTGATTACTAAAATTAAAATGCTGGATTTGTTTATCCATTTAAGTAAAATCCCAGACGATAAAGTCGTGTTTTTGATACAGGAAATCAATAAAGAACTGATTTCGCTTGAAAGACAAATGGATAAAATTGTCGAAAAAGCCAAAATACCTAAAGAACAAGGAGAAGAAGATTTCCTTAGAATGTTAGACACAACGCGTGCGATTCCGAGTTCGGCACCGCCAATAGATCAAAATATACCAAAAGTTGAGTAAAAACGCCTTATATACAACCTACGACAATCTGCCAAAAGCAGAGCAGATTGCCAAAAGCCTACTGGAAGGAAATCAGGTAAAAATGAACATCAGCGGATTGTTGGGATCTGCTGTTTCATTTATTATCCGTTCTGTTTTCAGGAAAACAGAGCTGCCTTTTCTGATTGTTTTAGACAACAAAGAAGAAGCGGCATACTATTTAAATGATCTGGAGCAGATGATTGGCGAACAAGATGTATTGTTTTATCCTGCATCATTTCGCCGTCCGTATCAGATTGATGAAACCGATAATGCCAATGTCCTTCTTCGCGCTGAGGTTTTAAACCGAATTAATTCCCGAAAAAAACCAGCCGTAATTGTTACCTACCCAGAAGCGCTTTTTGAAAAAGTAGTTACCAGAAGAGAACTTGATAAAAACACTTTAAAAGTAGCTTTGAATGATAAAATTTCGATCGATTTTATCAACGAAGTTTTGTTTGAATACGAATTCAAAAGAGTAGATTTCATCACAGAACCAGGAGAGTTTTCAGTCCGAGGAGGAATTGTCGATGTATTCTCTTTCTCTAATGATCATCCTTATAGAATTGAATTTTTCGGTAACGAAGTGGACAGCATCAGAACTTTTGATGTTGAAACGCAGTTATCTGTAGAGACTCATAAAAAAATCACGATTATTCCGAATGTTGAGAACAAACTTTTTCAGGAAAACCGCGAAAGTTTCTTAGACTATATTGCAGAGAAAACGGTACTTTTCATTCAAAATACTGAAGGGCTTTTTAGTCAGTTAGATAAACAATTTGCTAGAGCAGAAGAAGCTTTTGAGAAATTGTCGAAAGAAATAAAACACGCCACGCCCGAACAATTGTTTTTAAATCAGGCTTCGTTTATCAAAAGAGCTTTGGATTTTTCGGTTGTAGAATTGGCTTCTAGACCCGTTTTTAAAACCACTAAAAAATTCGAATTCCATATTCAGCCTCAGCCTTCATTCAATAAACAATTTGATTTATTGCTCAATAATTTAAGTGAGAATCATTTTAACGGATATGTCAATTATCTGTTTTGTTCTAATGAAACGCAGGCAAAACGTTTTCACGATATTTTTGAAAGCCTAGACGAAGCCAATTCAGAAAATATCAGAAAGCAATATCATACTATCGTATTGCCTTTGTATCAAGGATTTATTGATGAAGAAAATCAGATAACGGCTTATACCGATCATCAGATTTTTGAGCGTTATCATAAATTCAATATTAAAAACGGTTATTCTAAAAAGCAGAACATCACTTTAAAAGAATTGACCGCACTTTCTGTGGGCGATTATGTAACGCATATCGATCACG
This genomic interval carries:
- a CDS encoding M23 family metallopeptidase yields the protein MLFDVKDVTVDTSGKITATLKWDRINEKLPSRTVYAVVQDSEDKILYNGNKTANGGVAITKKSALLGLAEYKSAVLVKKSESNANNKTGTCVCEDYNLIWANEVSCDFRRKVVEICKSLWPKNYNKMANGLMAVMSVETSGSFKAHQIMGKELIPLDKISKKDFENEISIKQKDGTIVKQKSSRAVGLIQFTQDALVEIGEFKNGDGFEKLHDVKLRFAKMGEIEQLNYVKKYFEKSANKIITPEDIYLHVFAPMGVNKKDDYPLYEIGTEKYKQNKSVDIENNNDGIIQRSEILGRYRISYASGLGKKQKKYDCKYNSNSESSSKLGWHDPVDNPMLCLYTQNGNYRPRYNVFGRVRKEREKINHQGIDLIALPGDSVYACVDSFIEFIETQNGYGKVVCLRVKDKEVFVKRKKDFKLVYEDEGEILQGEGFNLDGNIYLFYAHLQSISINMSEKEVACGKEIGLAGTSGYGTTKDPHLHFEIRNAKSASGLNNRCHPGVFISYKDEENMSKQEKDEQKKIAEKFWD
- a CDS encoding L-threonine 3-dehydrogenase, translating into MNPKILIIGACGQIGTELTQKLRKIYGTENVIASDIRKLNTDVVNSGPFEVVNALDFNQIEHLVEAHQITDVYLMAALLSATAEKNPAFAWDLNMNSLFHVLNLAKAKKIQKIFWPSSIAVFGPTTPKENTPQYTVMEPSTVYGISKQAGERWCEYYHNVYGVDVRSIRYPGLISWSTPPGGGTTDYAVDIFYKAIADKKYECFLSSETKMPMMYMDDAIDATINIMKAPAEEIKIHSSYNLAAMSFTPTEIAAEIKKHIPEFEITYNPDFRQKIADSWPASIDDSSAREDWNWNHKFDLESMTKDMIEHLS